In Thioalkalivibrio paradoxus ARh 1, the following are encoded in one genomic region:
- a CDS encoding DUF2868 domain-containing protein, translating into MTAPETPFRQRLLAEAVRMEEDRLGRLVEDPAAEARAREAGGDFEQRILRRAAGMELGRRLATSLENIRQVRSWLLVLVSVLAFLAGVGAAGGVFSQESEINILWALSALLGLQLLMLLLWGVLILYRPRGGGGLLGRAAMGVVHRLGRRLCRQPEAGVVLAAGVGLLRRDGLGKWIASSLTHGLWFLFSLGALLGSMFSLSVRQYDFVWGTTLLTENSFVALVAMLGAPAQALGWPVPDPAVVMASRIGEASPAGRELWSALLLSSLVFYGLLPRLLLTGLSVVLARRALRRLRLDTSLPGYARLSDRLGAPARSIGVLDPQPPDSGTVVPAARGRPGPVRGPVRLIGLELQRTDEHWPPRLPGVDWIPVGRADDRSQRRDVLAALRSWPDTEGVVLVLCSLARTPDRGAERFLAAVCEQSPVPVWAVLDEARLLRSRDIDPAARARQWQVAAGRAGLDYVLEAELDDPRHPGTRELANLLGQGGAPA; encoded by the coding sequence GTGACCGCCCCAGAAACCCCGTTCCGTCAGCGCCTGCTTGCCGAGGCCGTGCGCATGGAGGAAGACCGCCTCGGCCGCTTGGTCGAGGATCCGGCAGCCGAGGCGCGGGCGCGCGAAGCGGGCGGGGATTTCGAACAGCGCATTCTCCGGCGTGCGGCCGGGATGGAACTGGGGCGGCGGCTCGCAACGTCGCTGGAGAATATCCGCCAGGTCCGCTCCTGGCTGCTGGTGCTGGTGTCGGTGCTGGCATTCCTCGCGGGAGTCGGCGCGGCCGGAGGTGTGTTCAGCCAGGAATCGGAAATCAACATCCTGTGGGCGCTGTCCGCGCTGCTGGGGCTGCAGCTGCTGATGCTGCTGCTATGGGGGGTGCTGATTCTGTACCGTCCTCGGGGAGGAGGGGGGCTGCTCGGCCGGGCGGCGATGGGGGTCGTGCATCGGCTGGGGCGGCGCCTGTGCCGCCAGCCCGAGGCCGGTGTGGTGCTGGCTGCGGGGGTGGGATTGTTGCGTCGCGATGGCCTGGGCAAGTGGATCGCGAGCAGCCTCACGCACGGACTCTGGTTCCTGTTCTCGCTGGGTGCGCTGCTTGGGTCGATGTTCTCGCTGAGCGTGCGCCAGTACGATTTCGTCTGGGGCACGACCCTGCTGACCGAGAACAGCTTCGTGGCGCTGGTGGCGATGCTGGGGGCACCGGCGCAGGCGCTGGGCTGGCCGGTGCCGGATCCCGCGGTGGTGATGGCCAGCCGCATCGGCGAGGCCAGCCCGGCGGGCCGCGAGCTCTGGTCCGCGCTGTTGCTGTCCTCGCTGGTGTTCTACGGTCTGCTGCCACGGCTGCTGCTGACCGGGCTGAGCGTGGTGCTCGCACGGCGTGCGTTGCGGCGGCTGCGGCTCGACACCAGTCTGCCGGGGTACGCGCGTCTATCGGACCGGTTGGGCGCACCGGCCCGGTCGATCGGGGTGCTCGATCCGCAGCCGCCCGACTCGGGCACGGTCGTACCGGCTGCTCGGGGGCGGCCCGGACCGGTTCGCGGCCCGGTGCGCCTGATCGGGCTCGAACTGCAGCGCACCGACGAGCATTGGCCGCCCCGGCTGCCCGGCGTCGACTGGATTCCGGTGGGGCGCGCCGACGACCGGTCCCAGCGCCGGGACGTGCTGGCGGCGCTGCGGTCGTGGCCGGATACCGAGGGCGTGGTGCTGGTGCTGTGTTCGCTGGCACGAACCCCGGATCGCGGTGCCGAGCGCTTTCTGGCGGCCGTCTGCGAACAGAGTCCGGTGCCCGTCTGGGCAGTGCTCGACGAGGCGCGGCTGCTCCGTTCCCGCGATATTGATCCTGCGGCTCGTGCCCGCCAGTGGCAGGTGGCGGCGGGCCGCGCCGGTCTCGACTACGTGCTCGAGGCGGAGCTGGACGACCCGCGGCATCCGGGTACCCGCGAATTGGCGAATCTGCTCGGACAGGGGGGTGCGCCGGCATGA
- a CDS encoding CRTAC1 family protein, protein MNDRPSERSSLEEVGGDARIARMFRYSVIAASVLTVLVLAVLLAWWWIAREEPETVDEIPIAAPEPLAPPVTGGPPALTFTDITREAGIDFTHVNGAYGERLLPETIGAGVAVLDYNNSGHPDILLVNSSYWPGHEGPERPRLTLYENDGTGRFTDVTERAGLDVDLYGMGVAVGDYDNDGWVDVFITAVGTNRLFRNEQGRFREVTDKAGVGGLERDWSTAAAFFDSNNNGLLDLYVGNYVEWSPEIDLEIDFRLTGLGRAYGAPNHFNGVHGYLYRNNGDGTFTDVSAEAGIQVVEPGTGRAAGKALGVVAIDYDGDGWMDLVVANDTVRNFLFRNRGDGTFEEVGAFEGVAFDRDGSATGAMGIDAAWFRNDDDLGIAIGNFANEPSSLYVTADGEPPFADEAMIDGIAGPTRLALTFGVLFIDVDLNGRLDFLQANGHLEHEINTVHPSQHYEQPGQLFWNCGEACATRFVEVSDPGDLATPMAGRAMAYADFDGDGDLDLIVTQNGRPAVLLRNDQDQGHHWLRVRLVGTQSNRDAIGAEVRLTAGGETQRRLVSPTRSYLAQVELPVTFGLGDHDTVDRLEIRWPSGVVQEVEVSAVNRQITVVEPDGEDTQ, encoded by the coding sequence ATGAACGACCGCCCGTCCGAACGCAGCTCTCTGGAAGAGGTCGGCGGCGACGCCCGCATCGCCCGAATGTTCCGGTATTCGGTGATCGCGGCCAGTGTGCTGACCGTGCTCGTGCTCGCGGTTCTGCTCGCCTGGTGGTGGATCGCGCGCGAGGAGCCGGAAACCGTCGACGAAATCCCGATCGCCGCACCCGAGCCGCTGGCGCCGCCGGTTACAGGCGGGCCGCCGGCGCTGACCTTCACCGACATCACCCGCGAAGCCGGCATCGACTTTACCCACGTGAACGGTGCCTACGGCGAACGGCTGCTGCCCGAAACCATCGGCGCGGGCGTCGCCGTGCTCGACTACAACAACAGCGGCCACCCGGACATCCTGCTCGTGAATTCCAGCTATTGGCCCGGGCACGAAGGGCCGGAACGGCCGCGGCTGACGCTGTACGAGAACGACGGAACCGGCCGCTTCACCGACGTCACCGAGCGGGCCGGGCTCGACGTCGACCTGTACGGGATGGGCGTCGCGGTTGGCGACTACGACAACGACGGCTGGGTCGACGTGTTCATCACCGCGGTGGGCACCAACCGGCTGTTCCGCAATGAGCAGGGGCGCTTCCGCGAGGTCACCGACAAGGCCGGCGTCGGCGGACTCGAACGCGACTGGTCCACCGCCGCCGCGTTCTTCGATTCCAACAACAACGGGCTGCTCGACCTCTACGTCGGCAACTATGTCGAGTGGTCGCCGGAGATCGACCTCGAGATCGACTTCCGGCTCACCGGGCTCGGCCGGGCCTACGGCGCTCCGAATCACTTCAATGGCGTGCACGGCTATTTGTACCGCAACAACGGCGACGGCACTTTCACCGACGTCTCGGCCGAGGCCGGGATCCAGGTCGTCGAACCGGGCACCGGCCGCGCGGCCGGCAAGGCGCTCGGCGTCGTCGCGATCGACTACGACGGCGACGGCTGGATGGACCTGGTGGTTGCGAACGACACCGTGCGCAACTTCCTGTTCCGCAACCGCGGTGACGGCACGTTCGAGGAGGTCGGTGCGTTCGAGGGCGTGGCCTTCGACCGTGACGGGAGCGCGACCGGGGCCATGGGAATCGACGCCGCCTGGTTCCGCAACGACGACGACCTCGGCATCGCGATCGGCAACTTCGCGAACGAGCCGAGCTCGCTGTACGTAACGGCCGACGGGGAGCCCCCGTTCGCCGACGAGGCGATGATCGACGGCATTGCCGGCCCCACCCGGCTGGCACTGACCTTCGGCGTGCTGTTCATCGACGTCGATCTGAACGGCCGCCTCGATTTCCTGCAGGCGAACGGCCACCTGGAGCACGAAATCAACACCGTGCACCCAAGCCAGCACTACGAACAGCCGGGCCAGCTGTTCTGGAACTGCGGCGAGGCCTGCGCGACCCGCTTCGTCGAGGTGTCCGATCCGGGCGACCTGGCCACCCCGATGGCCGGGCGGGCGATGGCCTATGCCGACTTCGACGGCGACGGCGATCTGGATCTGATCGTGACGCAGAACGGTCGCCCTGCGGTACTGCTGCGCAACGATCAGGACCAGGGGCACCACTGGCTTCGGGTACGCCTGGTCGGCACCCAGTCGAACCGCGACGCGATCGGTGCCGAGGTCCGGCTGACCGCCGGCGGCGAAACCCAGCGCCGGCTCGTGTCCCCCACGCGCAGCTACCTGGCACAGGTCGAACTGCCGGTCACCTTCGGCCTCGGCGATCACGACACGGTCGACCGCCTCGAGATCCGTTGGCCCAGCGGCGTCGTGCAGGAGGTCGAGGTCAGTGCCGTCAACCGGCAGATCACGGTGGTGGAACCCGACGGAGAAGACACGCAATGA
- a CDS encoding AsmA family protein gives MKAFFKVMLVLAGLAGALWWLAVLALYLTAGAQTRAALDLLNDAEGITAEAKTIRLHLDGVGLRQLTLIGDDGDRLDLERARLRVSIWPLLSRGEIDVREISVRGLVVEPSHRSLAAAPDTASPEHLPDSAPPADIPPASDTEPRRQRRPDREGPPFEGLLRSTQQNAVPVRVRRAELDGTLLLPDEQRMAMQIALRGFAPGRTGRLEAVFDAVVTDPEIPLHATELRLDLDIRQAIEGGIEALDGHLRGVLDTPEAAEPIRVDLSFEAQPSSLGERYRVQARREGLDDALLDLEAEWRDADRRIDGQVRVAWTEAAIAGIPRWPGMPPAPAQGLLEFDLATPPTPGAGPEGTFRVSGEADLLALLERTDPGLRQSLDAGTARVDLEGQVADTEGTVTGTIELTGVVPAGHPGPAFSAHHDTRIRWQDDAATVHGPLRLTGPRSESDGTLTLQIAADTPYPELQLELDRFDEDEWAPVLEILPGPKPQIRLTDTAVTP, from the coding sequence TTGAAGGCTTTCTTCAAGGTCATGCTGGTGCTGGCGGGACTCGCCGGCGCGCTCTGGTGGCTCGCGGTGCTGGCGCTCTATCTGACGGCAGGCGCCCAGACCCGTGCCGCGCTGGATCTGCTGAACGATGCGGAAGGCATTACCGCAGAAGCCAAGACGATCCGCCTGCATCTCGATGGTGTGGGCCTGCGCCAGCTGACACTGATCGGTGACGACGGGGACCGGCTCGACCTCGAGCGCGCACGCCTGCGCGTCTCGATCTGGCCGCTGCTCTCGCGCGGCGAGATCGACGTGCGCGAGATCAGCGTTCGGGGCCTGGTAGTGGAACCCTCCCACCGAAGCCTTGCCGCCGCCCCGGATACCGCTTCGCCCGAACACTTGCCAGACTCGGCCCCGCCTGCCGATATCCCACCTGCCAGCGACACCGAACCCCGCCGACAGCGGCGGCCGGACCGCGAAGGGCCGCCTTTCGAGGGCCTGTTGCGGAGCACTCAGCAGAATGCCGTCCCGGTGCGGGTACGGCGGGCTGAGCTCGACGGAACCCTATTGCTCCCGGACGAGCAGCGCATGGCCATGCAGATCGCGTTGCGCGGCTTCGCGCCAGGCCGCACAGGTCGGCTCGAGGCAGTGTTCGACGCGGTCGTCACCGACCCGGAGATTCCGCTGCACGCCACCGAACTGCGCCTGGATCTCGATATCCGGCAAGCGATCGAGGGCGGGATCGAGGCACTCGACGGCCACCTGCGCGGCGTGCTGGACACACCGGAGGCGGCCGAGCCGATCCGTGTCGACCTGAGTTTCGAGGCCCAACCCAGTTCGCTCGGCGAACGCTACCGGGTCCAGGCCCGTCGCGAAGGACTCGACGACGCCCTGCTGGATCTGGAGGCCGAGTGGCGGGATGCCGACCGGCGCATCGACGGGCAGGTTCGGGTCGCATGGACCGAGGCGGCCATCGCGGGCATCCCCCGATGGCCCGGCATGCCGCCGGCCCCGGCCCAGGGCCTGCTGGAATTCGATCTGGCAACGCCGCCGACGCCCGGTGCCGGACCCGAGGGAACGTTCCGGGTGAGTGGGGAAGCCGACCTGCTCGCTCTCCTGGAACGCACCGATCCCGGCCTGCGGCAATCGCTGGACGCCGGGACCGCGCGGGTCGATCTCGAGGGCCAAGTGGCGGACACCGAAGGCACGGTCACCGGCACGATCGAGTTGACCGGCGTCGTTCCCGCAGGCCACCCGGGGCCCGCCTTCTCGGCCCATCACGACACCCGGATCCGGTGGCAGGACGATGCGGCGACGGTCCACGGCCCGCTACGGCTCACGGGCCCCCGCTCCGAATCCGACGGCACGCTGACGCTGCAGATCGCAGCCGATACGCCCTACCCCGAGCTGCAGCTGGAACTCGACCGTTTCGACGAGGACGAATGGGCGCCGGTGCTCGAGATCCTGCCGGGCCCGAAACCGCAGATCAGGCTAACCGATACGGCGGTCACGCCCTAG
- a CDS encoding HD-GYP domain-containing protein, whose protein sequence is MALSERDLYTERHCARVTGIALTLGRLCGLSSRELRLLRIGSTLHDVGKIGIPDYILLKPARLDADEWAVMQRHAELGQKICDVLNIRNSEEIGRVVRHHHEAFDGTGYPDGLGGTSIPVQSRIIAIADSYDAMALARPYHSPRSHAQVMEVLFDLAGTKYDPDILDLLGTFIHRSRYRAA, encoded by the coding sequence ATGGCGCTGAGCGAGCGGGACCTTTATACGGAACGGCATTGTGCACGGGTCACGGGGATCGCGCTGACGCTGGGAAGGCTCTGCGGCCTGAGTTCGCGGGAACTGCGGCTGCTGCGGATCGGCAGCACGCTGCACGATGTCGGCAAGATCGGGATCCCCGACTACATCCTGCTGAAACCGGCACGCCTCGATGCGGACGAATGGGCGGTGATGCAGCGCCACGCAGAGCTTGGGCAGAAGATCTGCGATGTCCTGAACATCCGCAATTCGGAAGAGATCGGCCGGGTCGTGCGCCATCATCATGAGGCTTTCGATGGCACCGGCTATCCCGACGGTCTGGGAGGAACGTCGATCCCGGTGCAATCGAGGATCATCGCGATCGCGGACAGCTACGACGCAATGGCGCTCGCCCGCCCGTACCATTCTCCGCGTTCCCATGCGCAGGTAATGGAGGTGCTGTTCGACCTCGCGGGCACCAAGTACGACCCCGACATTCTCGACCTGCTGGGTACGTTCATTCACCGCAGCCGCTACCGGGCGGCGTAA
- a CDS encoding FKBP-type peptidyl-prolyl cis-trans isomerase, with protein MQISANKVVSIEYTLTNDQGQVLDTSKGREPMAYLQGHRNIIPGLESALEGKSAGDRVQVTIAPEQAYGERNDALRQAVPRTMFEDADQVTVGMQFQTMTEQGAQVVTVTAVDAEHVTVDANHPLAGETLNFDVTVVDVREASDEEREHGHVHGPGGHQH; from the coding sequence ATGCAAATCTCTGCGAACAAGGTGGTCTCCATCGAATACACGCTGACGAATGATCAGGGGCAGGTGCTCGACACCTCGAAGGGCCGCGAGCCGATGGCCTATCTGCAGGGGCATCGCAACATCATTCCCGGGCTTGAGTCCGCGTTGGAAGGCAAGTCCGCTGGCGACCGCGTACAGGTCACGATCGCGCCGGAACAGGCGTACGGCGAGCGCAACGATGCGCTGCGCCAGGCGGTGCCGCGCACGATGTTCGAGGACGCGGATCAGGTCACGGTGGGGATGCAGTTTCAGACGATGACCGAGCAGGGTGCCCAGGTCGTGACGGTCACGGCGGTGGATGCCGAGCATGTGACCGTGGACGCCAACCACCCGCTGGCCGGCGAGACGCTGAACTTCGACGTGACGGTCGTGGATGTGCGCGAGGCCTCCGACGAGGAACGCGAGCATGGCCACGTGCACGGGCCCGGCGGCCACCAGCACTGA
- a CDS encoding GTPase/DUF3482 domain-containing protein, translating to MSELLKIVVVGHTNTGKTSLLRTLSRDEFFGEVANEPATTRQVEGMQLLLSDGEPVMVLLDTPGLEDPDGVLDLLDRLADDARFDGPERIRRFLASPEAGTLYEQEAKVLRQMLQSDAAIYVIDSTEQVLGKYREELTILTYCAIPVLPMLNFVADPGSREAEWREQLARVNLHAVVAFDTVVYDEIGERRLYEKLRTLLDRYDEPLRRLIEDRRRHGEWLRRAASEYLAELLIDTAACLRVVPGDLDATKLRERILRNQDDVRQREQRSVDALLRLFRFSDAHYDHHGLPLVNGSWGMDLFNPDALKYYGLRMGGGAAAGAATGAAVDAATFGATLGLGTLSGAAVGALLGTSLPMRRRIWGRLHGLSEWRVSDETLRLLALRQLTLIRALLRRGHAAQAPLSSKADPDDRWARGPLPAPVREARLKPQWSRLNADVFDPERSDRQLAVQRLTDQILADLVGPRNG from the coding sequence ATGAGCGAGCTGCTGAAGATCGTGGTGGTCGGGCATACCAACACCGGCAAGACCTCGCTGCTGCGGACGCTGTCGCGGGACGAATTCTTCGGCGAGGTGGCGAACGAGCCGGCGACCACCCGGCAGGTCGAGGGCATGCAGCTGCTGCTGTCCGACGGCGAGCCGGTGATGGTATTGCTGGACACCCCGGGGCTGGAGGATCCGGACGGGGTGCTCGATCTGCTCGACCGGCTCGCAGACGACGCGCGTTTCGACGGTCCGGAGCGGATCCGGCGCTTCCTGGCGAGTCCGGAGGCCGGAACACTGTATGAGCAGGAGGCCAAGGTACTGCGGCAGATGCTGCAAAGCGATGCCGCGATCTACGTGATCGACAGCACCGAGCAGGTGCTCGGCAAATATCGCGAGGAGCTGACGATCCTCACCTACTGCGCGATTCCGGTGTTGCCGATGCTGAATTTCGTCGCCGACCCGGGGAGCCGGGAGGCCGAGTGGCGGGAACAGCTTGCGCGGGTCAACCTGCACGCGGTGGTCGCCTTCGATACCGTCGTCTATGACGAGATCGGCGAGCGTCGCCTGTACGAAAAGCTGCGCACGCTGCTGGACCGCTACGACGAGCCGCTGCGCCGCCTGATCGAGGATCGGCGCCGGCACGGTGAATGGCTGCGCCGGGCGGCTTCCGAATACCTTGCGGAACTGCTGATCGATACCGCCGCCTGCCTGCGGGTGGTTCCGGGCGATCTGGACGCGACCAAACTACGCGAACGGATTCTCCGGAACCAGGACGATGTGCGCCAGCGAGAGCAGCGCAGCGTCGATGCGCTGCTGCGCCTGTTCCGGTTCAGTGATGCGCACTACGACCACCACGGCCTGCCCCTGGTGAACGGATCCTGGGGCATGGATCTGTTCAATCCCGATGCGCTGAAATACTACGGCCTGCGGATGGGTGGGGGCGCCGCCGCTGGCGCCGCCACCGGCGCGGCAGTCGATGCCGCGACCTTTGGCGCGACCCTGGGGCTCGGGACGCTGAGCGGTGCCGCCGTGGGTGCGCTGCTGGGCACCTCGCTGCCGATGCGCCGGCGGATCTGGGGGCGGCTGCACGGCCTGTCGGAATGGCGGGTATCCGACGAAACCCTGCGCCTGCTGGCGCTGCGCCAGTTGACGTTGATCCGGGCGTTGCTGCGCCGCGGGCATGCCGCACAGGCGCCGCTGTCGTCGAAGGCCGACCCGGACGACCGCTGGGCCCGGGGTCCGCTGCCGGCGCCGGTGCGCGAGGCGCGGCTGAAGCCCCAGTGGTCGCGTTTGAACGCGGACGTCTTCGATCCCGAGCGTAGTGATCGCCAGTTGGCGGTCCAGCGACTGACCGATCAGATCCTGGCCGACCTCGTCGGGCCGCGGAACGGGTGA
- a CDS encoding tetratricopeptide repeat protein, translated as MTRSWPAALAGAALILVAATTPVHGDLLREPPQADGALVPVPAPDLSGAEPRARAEIEAMRDALRDALADPQTSPEDLAELYGRLGALYHVHEVPAGAIAAYRNARSLDPGHFRWAYLDAWLAHGSGRLDDALAAYEAAAAIDPDYPALPLRLGEVLLELNRPDDARDHLQQALAEPGLEAAAAFRFGQRALQRREFDRAVEWFQRALDKDPGADAVYTPLAQALRRTGAVDAAREALALRGERQPLADDRIVRELDDLDTGARRHFLLGLQAARDHRYAEAADHFARGLDEDPDNHHARISHARALYLSGEQAPAREILEAVLREHPRDTLAAFLLGVLLDADGDRDGALEHYRRVLELQPEHPGAAHHLGLLAFRQGDWPTAARLLTQAGERFRDNSLARVLALVADRRAGRSEAEIQAQLEPVIQALPQHPMPRYALSRLFSAADDPAVRDPARGLDLAEGLLAAGPMPPVFEALALARAANDDANGALSALDRAEQGYRQTAALLDLPRIEIQRQRIHDGRLPAVAWPEDDPVLAPPPTNPRGVFQEYPSPRPF; from the coding sequence ATGACTCGATCCTGGCCCGCGGCGCTCGCGGGCGCGGCCCTGATCCTCGTCGCAGCCACCACGCCCGTGCACGGCGATCTCCTGCGGGAACCGCCGCAGGCGGACGGGGCACTGGTGCCGGTTCCCGCGCCGGACCTCTCCGGCGCCGAGCCACGGGCGCGGGCCGAGATCGAAGCAATGCGGGACGCGCTGCGCGATGCGCTGGCGGATCCACAGACGTCGCCGGAAGACCTTGCGGAACTCTACGGCCGGCTGGGCGCGCTCTACCATGTGCACGAGGTTCCGGCTGGAGCGATCGCCGCCTACCGCAACGCACGCAGCCTCGACCCCGGACATTTCCGCTGGGCCTATCTCGACGCTTGGCTCGCCCACGGCTCCGGCCGGCTGGACGACGCGCTTGCGGCCTACGAGGCCGCCGCGGCGATCGATCCCGACTACCCTGCGCTGCCGCTGCGCCTCGGCGAAGTGCTGCTCGAACTCAACCGCCCCGACGACGCGCGCGACCACCTGCAGCAGGCCCTGGCCGAACCGGGCCTGGAGGCCGCTGCGGCGTTCCGGTTCGGGCAACGGGCACTGCAGCGCCGGGAATTCGACCGCGCCGTCGAGTGGTTCCAACGGGCGCTGGACAAGGATCCCGGCGCGGACGCCGTCTACACCCCGCTGGCGCAGGCACTGCGGCGAACCGGTGCCGTCGACGCCGCGCGCGAAGCGCTGGCGCTGCGCGGCGAACGCCAGCCGCTGGCCGACGACCGCATCGTGCGCGAGCTGGACGATCTCGACACCGGCGCGCGCCGCCATTTCCTGCTCGGCCTGCAGGCCGCGCGCGACCACCGCTACGCCGAGGCCGCCGACCATTTCGCCCGCGGGCTGGACGAGGATCCGGACAACCATCACGCCCGTATCAGCCACGCCCGGGCGCTGTATCTGAGCGGCGAGCAAGCGCCTGCCCGAGAAATTCTGGAAGCGGTGCTGCGCGAGCATCCGCGGGATACGCTCGCGGCCTTTCTGCTCGGGGTGCTGCTCGATGCCGACGGCGATCGCGATGGCGCCCTCGAGCACTACCGGCGGGTACTGGAGTTACAGCCCGAGCACCCCGGCGCCGCGCATCACCTCGGCCTGCTGGCGTTCCGGCAAGGCGACTGGCCCACCGCCGCACGGCTGCTGACACAGGCCGGGGAACGCTTTCGCGACAACAGTCTCGCCCGGGTGCTGGCGCTGGTCGCCGACCGGCGCGCCGGTCGCTCCGAGGCGGAAATCCAGGCCCAACTGGAGCCCGTCATCCAGGCGCTGCCGCAACACCCAATGCCGCGCTATGCGCTGAGCCGCCTGTTCAGTGCCGCCGACGATCCGGCGGTTCGCGATCCCGCTCGCGGGCTGGACCTGGCCGAGGGGCTGCTGGCGGCCGGCCCGATGCCACCGGTATTCGAGGCACTCGCGCTGGCGCGGGCGGCCAACGACGATGCAAACGGCGCACTGTCGGCCCTTGATCGCGCCGAACAGGGGTATCGCCAGACCGCCGCGCTGCTCGATCTCCCACGCATCGAGATCCAGCGCCAGCGCATTCACGACGGAAGGCTTCCCGCCGTGGCCTGGCCCGAAGACGACCCGGTGCTGGCGCCTCCGCCGACCAATCCGCGCGGCGTGTTCCAGGAATACCCGTCGCCCCGCCCGTTCTGA
- a CDS encoding zinc metalloprotease HtpX, producing MDRAELSKHRLGNGVQTALLLLGLMGLLGVIGALIGGPWYGLAAMALVVLLYLVHPVVPPALILRLYRASPLQPHHAPVLNEALHELARRAQLPSVPALYYLPIPLMNAFSVGDRSEAAIALSDGLLQRLTLREIVAVLGHEVSHIAHNDLRTMTFADLSSRVTGLLSLLGLFLLAVNLPLVVLGGATISWVAIALLVFAPTLSALLQLGLARSREYQADLGAVALTGDPKGLALALARLEQAQGALWEQVLLPGRRVPEPSWLRTHPPTEQRIARLMALESRSGRRARIGLGGGYDPRTLPRAGVRGPRWRVGGLWF from the coding sequence ATGGATCGCGCGGAACTCTCGAAGCACCGACTCGGCAATGGCGTGCAGACCGCGCTGCTGCTGCTGGGGCTGATGGGCTTGCTGGGGGTAATCGGCGCGTTGATTGGCGGACCCTGGTACGGGCTGGCCGCCATGGCGCTGGTCGTGCTGCTGTACCTGGTTCACCCGGTGGTGCCGCCGGCACTGATTCTGCGTCTCTATCGTGCGAGTCCGCTGCAGCCCCACCACGCCCCGGTGCTGAACGAGGCGCTGCACGAGCTGGCGCGCCGCGCGCAGTTGCCGTCGGTCCCGGCGCTGTACTACCTGCCGATCCCGCTGATGAACGCGTTCTCGGTGGGTGATCGCAGCGAGGCCGCGATCGCGTTGTCCGACGGCCTGCTGCAACGGTTGACTTTGCGCGAGATCGTCGCGGTCCTGGGGCACGAGGTCAGCCATATCGCCCACAACGACCTGCGCACCATGACCTTCGCCGATCTCTCGAGCCGTGTGACCGGGCTGCTGTCGCTGCTGGGCCTGTTCCTGCTGGCGGTCAACCTGCCGCTGGTGGTGCTGGGCGGCGCAACGATCAGCTGGGTGGCGATCGCGCTGCTGGTGTTCGCGCCGACGCTCAGCGCGCTGTTGCAGCTGGGGCTGGCGCGCAGCCGCGAATACCAGGCCGACCTGGGAGCCGTGGCGCTCACGGGAGATCCCAAAGGACTGGCGCTGGCATTGGCCCGGCTGGAGCAGGCACAGGGCGCGCTGTGGGAACAGGTCCTGCTGCCGGGGAGACGCGTTCCGGAACCCTCCTGGCTGCGCACGCACCCGCCGACCGAGCAGCGCATCGCGCGCCTGATGGCACTGGAGTCCCGATCCGGGCGCCGTGCACGGATCGGGCTCGGTGGGGGCTACGACCCACGTACGCTGCCGCGCGCCGGCGTGCGCGGGCCGCGCTGGCGCGTGGGCGGGCTATGGTTCTAG